In Mercurialis annua linkage group LG5, ddMerAnnu1.2, whole genome shotgun sequence, a single genomic region encodes these proteins:
- the LOC126680347 gene encoding NAC domain-containing protein 71-like encodes MGGTSLPPGFRFHPTDEELVGYYLHRKVQGLEIELEVIPVIDLYKFDPWELPEKSFLPIRDKEWFFFCARDRKYPNGSRTNRATKAGYWKATGKDRKVVCQSSLTGYRKTLVFYRGRAPLGDRTDWVMHEYRLCDDVSQGSSNFQGAFALCRVVKRNEQGQKTGNSNGEPKAKMIIGSSSNGDIISNEHIPCQASYPCIESHHSSPIASPYQITPMSEFEPYPTDGNHSSLWVSPDFILDSSKDYPQVSEYFPHFEYPGSMTPWLPYEHTDFSSYTNYTGELIEPVDDHPSRSDYVSPYSSSGHGNYM; translated from the exons ATGGGAGGGACTTCACTGCCACCGGGTTTTCGTTTTCATCCGACTGATGAGGAGTTAGTTGGATATTACCTTCATCGAAAAGTTCAGGGGCTCGAAATCGAGCTTGAAGTAATTCCTGTAATCGATTTGTACAAATTTGATCCTTGGGAGCTGCCAG AGAAATCATTCCTTCCGATACGAGATAAAGAATGGTTCTTCTTCTGCGCACGGGATAGAAAATATCCGAATGGATCAAGAACAAATAGAGCCACGAAAGCTGGCTATTGGAAGGCGACTGGGAAGGACCGGAAAGTCGTCTGTCAATCTTCTTTAACTGGCTATAGAAAGACCCTTGTATTTTATCGCGGAAGGGCGCCTTTAGGGGATAGAACGGACTGGGTAATGCACGAATATCGACTCTGCGATGATGTATCTCAAGGTTCATCAAATTTTCAG GGAGCTTTCGCTCTGTGCCGTGTGGTTAAGAGGAACGAGCAAGGACAAAAGACGGGCAATTCAAATGGAGAGCCTAAGGCAAAGATGATCATTGGCAGCTCGAGCAACGGTGATATAATCTCGAACGAGCACATTCCTTGTCAAGCAAGTTATCCATGTATTGAGAGTCATCATTCAAGCCCCATTGCTTCTCCTTATCAAATCACACCAATGTCTGAATTCGAACCCTATCCAACTGATGGAAATCATTCGAGCCTTTGGGTTTCGCCTGATTTTATTCTCGATTCTTCGAAG GATTATCCACAAGTATCTGAATATTTTCCACATTTCGAGTATCCAGGTTCAATGACACCATGGCTACCATACGAACATACTGACTTCTCATCGTACACGAATTATACCGGAGAATTGATCGAACCTGTCGATGATCAtccgagtcgttctgattacgtgTCACCTTACTCATCATCAGGACATGGAAACTACATGTGA
- the LOC126682265 gene encoding uncharacterized protein LOC126682265 gives MEMAFSVANSAVYGNRWKWKSSPKALFGWKIGKRDSDDKPQPKYHDIHLPFPPSLVEKTFLKDRELKCCYKASIDGFGATNFHNCSDFKGPCVIIGYTNNSFKFGAFNPEGYRSTDDYYDSFDSFLFYWTETDHEIVILPKVGGSGAAIFDYARGGPQFGADGLLIGPPLSPVMGVFTGPDSSYGAGDLRVAKSRLGLSYAKRADGKESIFGDDSKATLDEVVVFCSPKIASLY, from the exons ATGGAAATGGCTTTTTCTGTTGCAAACTCTGCTGTGTATGGTAATCGATGGAAGTGGAAGAGTAGTCCAAAAGCCCTATTTGGTTGGAAGATAGGCAAAAGAGATTCTGATGATAAACCACAGCCTAAGTACCATGACATTCATCTTCCATTCCCACCTTCACTTGTTGAAAAAACATTCTTGAAAG ATAGAGAGCTGAAATGCTGTTACAAAGCTAGCATAGATGGATTTGGTGCAACAAATTTCCACAATTGCAGTGACTTCAAAGGACCATGTGTTATAATAGGCTACACAAACAACTCCTTCAAATTTGGTGCATTTAACCCTGAAGGCTATAGAAGCACTGATGATTACTATGACTCATTTGATTCATTCCTCTTCTATTGGACTGAGACAGACcatgaaattgttattttacCCAAAGTTGGTGGCAGTGGTGCAGCCATTTTTGATTATGCAAGGGGTGGGCCTCAGTTTGGGGCCGATGGGCTTCTCATCGGGCCTCCATTATCGCCGGTTATGGGCGTGTTCACCGGGCCTGATTCGAGTTACGGAGCAGGTGACCTGAGAGTAGCAAAGTCTAGATTGGGATTGTCTTATGCTAAAAGAGCTGATGGGAAGGAGTCTATATTTGGTGATGACTCGAAGGCCACTCTTGATGAAGTTGTAGTTTTCTGTAGTCCTAAAATTGCAAGTTTATACTAG
- the LOC126679978 gene encoding aluminum-activated malate transporter 12-like isoform X2, which translates to MASNVREKWKKKCEVGAEKVKRVPSFVGREIWKVGRDDPRRVIHALKVGFSLTLVSLLYLLEPLFEGIGQSAIWAVMTVVVVLEFTAGATLCKGLNRGLGTLTAGLLAFAIEYIAQETGHVFRAICIGAAVCVIVSSFRVTNVLKIAHERIYTIAIGCGVCLLMSLLVFPIWSGEDLHNSTISKLEGLAKSIEACVNEYFSDVKKEATQDKLSEDPIYKGYKQVLDSKSQDETLALHASWEPRHSRYSRCPWQQYVKIGAVLRHFSYTVVALHGCLQTEIQTPRSCRALFKDPCIRVANEVSKALMELANSIRNHRHCSPEILSDHLHEALQDLNAAIKSQPRLFLGSNSNQATNMLAVAAVHARQKQEKDNNNNDGTRASLSSVKTDSSALLEWKWKRNNEQKESERKVLRPQLSKIAITSLEFSEALPFAAFASLLVETVARLDNMIEEVEELGRIASFKEFKAGDDEIIMVNCETPKVNVAQNHLSTSDGAE; encoded by the exons ATGGCGAGTAATGTGAGAGAGAAGTGGAAAAAGAAATGTGAAGTTGGTGCAGAGAAGGTGAAAAGGGTTCCAAGTTTTGTGGGGCGAGAGATTTGGAAAGTTGGGAGAGACGATCCTCGAAGAGTAATTCATGCATTAAAAGTTGGATTTTCATTGACTTTAGTGTCTTTGTTGTATTTGCTTGAGCCTTTATTTGAAGGTATCGGCCAAAGTGCTATATGGGCCGTCATGACTGTTGTTGTTGTTCTTGAGTTCACCGCAG GGGCAACTTTGTGCAAAGGACTGAATAGAGGATTAGGGACACTAACAGCAGGATTGTTAGCATTTGCTATTGAGTATATTGCACAAGAAACTGGCCATGTCTTTCGAGCTATTTGCATAGGAGCTGCCGTTTGTGTTAtag TGTCCAGTTTCCGAGTCACCAATGTACTGAAGATTGCGCACGAACGAATTTACACGATTGCCATCGGTTGTGGTGTTTGCCTCTTAATGAGTCTTCTCGTATTTCCAATTTGGTCGGGAGAGGATCTCCATAATTCTACCATCTCCAAGCTTGAAGGTCTTGCTAAATCTATAGAAG CTTGCGTAAATGAATATTTTAGCGATGTTAAGAAAGAAGCTACACAAGATAAGTTATCTGAGGATcccatttataaaggttacaaacAAGTTTTAGATTCAAAATCACAAGATGAAACTTTG GCATTACATGCGAGTTGGGAGCCTAGGCACTCCAGGTATAGCAGATGTCCTTGGCAGCAATATGTGAAAATAGGAGCGGTTCTTCGCCATTTCAGTTATACTGTTGTAGCTCTACATGGATGCTTGCAAACAGAAATTCAG ACTCCAAGATCTTGCCGTGCCCTCTTCAAAGATCCATGCATAAGAGTAGCAAATGAAGTATCAAAAGCACTAATGGAGCTCGCCAACAGCATCAGAAACCACCGCCATTGCTCTCCAGAGATACTCTCCGATCATCTCCACGAAGCATTACAAGACCTCAACGCAGCAATCAAATCACAGCCGAGGCTTTTTCTAGGCTCCAACAGCAACCAAGCTACCAACATGCTAGCAGTAGCAGCAGTACACGCAAGACAAAAGCAAGAAAAAGATAACAATAACAACGACGGAACTCGAGCGTCGTTATCGAGCGTAAAGACGGATAGTTCCGCATTGCTCGAGTGGAAATGGAAAAGGAATAACGAGCAGAAAGAATCCGAAAGGAAAGTACTAAGGCCGCAGCTGAGTAAAATCGCGATAACGAGCTTAGAATTCTCCGAAGCGCTTCCATTCGCTGCATTCGCGTCGTTGCTGGTGGAGACTGTGGCAAGGCTTGATAATATGATTgaagaagttgaagaacttggAAGGATTGCTAGCTTTAAAGAGTTTAAAGCTGGTGATGATGAGATTATAATGGTCAATTGTGAGACACCTAAGGTAAATGTTGCTCAGAATCATTTGTCTACTTCTGATGGGGCTGAGtga
- the LOC126679978 gene encoding aluminum-activated malate transporter 12-like isoform X1 has protein sequence MASNVREKWKKKCEVGAEKVKRVPSFVGREIWKVGRDDPRRVIHALKVGFSLTLVSLLYLLEPLFEGIGQSAIWAVMTVVVVLEFTAGATLCKGLNRGLGTLTAGLLAFAIEYIAQETGHVFRAICIGAAVCVIGAAATYIRFFPYVKKNYEYGVVIFLLTFNLITVSSFRVTNVLKIAHERIYTIAIGCGVCLLMSLLVFPIWSGEDLHNSTISKLEGLAKSIEACVNEYFSDVKKEATQDKLSEDPIYKGYKQVLDSKSQDETLALHASWEPRHSRYSRCPWQQYVKIGAVLRHFSYTVVALHGCLQTEIQTPRSCRALFKDPCIRVANEVSKALMELANSIRNHRHCSPEILSDHLHEALQDLNAAIKSQPRLFLGSNSNQATNMLAVAAVHARQKQEKDNNNNDGTRASLSSVKTDSSALLEWKWKRNNEQKESERKVLRPQLSKIAITSLEFSEALPFAAFASLLVETVARLDNMIEEVEELGRIASFKEFKAGDDEIIMVNCETPKVNVAQNHLSTSDGAE, from the exons ATGGCGAGTAATGTGAGAGAGAAGTGGAAAAAGAAATGTGAAGTTGGTGCAGAGAAGGTGAAAAGGGTTCCAAGTTTTGTGGGGCGAGAGATTTGGAAAGTTGGGAGAGACGATCCTCGAAGAGTAATTCATGCATTAAAAGTTGGATTTTCATTGACTTTAGTGTCTTTGTTGTATTTGCTTGAGCCTTTATTTGAAGGTATCGGCCAAAGTGCTATATGGGCCGTCATGACTGTTGTTGTTGTTCTTGAGTTCACCGCAG GGGCAACTTTGTGCAAAGGACTGAATAGAGGATTAGGGACACTAACAGCAGGATTGTTAGCATTTGCTATTGAGTATATTGCACAAGAAACTGGCCATGTCTTTCGAGCTATTTGCATAGGAGCTGCCGTTTGTGTTAtag GGGCTGCAGCAACATATATAAGGTTTTTTCCGTATGTGAAGAAGAATTATGAATATGGAGTTGTGATATTCCTCTTGACATTTAATTTGATAACAGTGTCCAGTTTCCGAGTCACCAATGTACTGAAGATTGCGCACGAACGAATTTACACGATTGCCATCGGTTGTGGTGTTTGCCTCTTAATGAGTCTTCTCGTATTTCCAATTTGGTCGGGAGAGGATCTCCATAATTCTACCATCTCCAAGCTTGAAGGTCTTGCTAAATCTATAGAAG CTTGCGTAAATGAATATTTTAGCGATGTTAAGAAAGAAGCTACACAAGATAAGTTATCTGAGGATcccatttataaaggttacaaacAAGTTTTAGATTCAAAATCACAAGATGAAACTTTG GCATTACATGCGAGTTGGGAGCCTAGGCACTCCAGGTATAGCAGATGTCCTTGGCAGCAATATGTGAAAATAGGAGCGGTTCTTCGCCATTTCAGTTATACTGTTGTAGCTCTACATGGATGCTTGCAAACAGAAATTCAG ACTCCAAGATCTTGCCGTGCCCTCTTCAAAGATCCATGCATAAGAGTAGCAAATGAAGTATCAAAAGCACTAATGGAGCTCGCCAACAGCATCAGAAACCACCGCCATTGCTCTCCAGAGATACTCTCCGATCATCTCCACGAAGCATTACAAGACCTCAACGCAGCAATCAAATCACAGCCGAGGCTTTTTCTAGGCTCCAACAGCAACCAAGCTACCAACATGCTAGCAGTAGCAGCAGTACACGCAAGACAAAAGCAAGAAAAAGATAACAATAACAACGACGGAACTCGAGCGTCGTTATCGAGCGTAAAGACGGATAGTTCCGCATTGCTCGAGTGGAAATGGAAAAGGAATAACGAGCAGAAAGAATCCGAAAGGAAAGTACTAAGGCCGCAGCTGAGTAAAATCGCGATAACGAGCTTAGAATTCTCCGAAGCGCTTCCATTCGCTGCATTCGCGTCGTTGCTGGTGGAGACTGTGGCAAGGCTTGATAATATGATTgaagaagttgaagaacttggAAGGATTGCTAGCTTTAAAGAGTTTAAAGCTGGTGATGATGAGATTATAATGGTCAATTGTGAGACACCTAAGGTAAATGTTGCTCAGAATCATTTGTCTACTTCTGATGGGGCTGAGtga